CGCCGCGCTCGTGGGCGCGCTCCTGGGCGTGGCGAGCTGCCTGCTCTACTCACGCTGTGCCGCCGCCTGGGGCAACAACCTCTCCCAGTCCCGCCGCTACCGGGAGATCGGCACCATCCTGATCTTCATCCCGCTCGTGCTCCTGGGCCCGATCATCAGCGGCGCCGCTCAGGGCCTCAAGGACAACGCGCGGTATCTGCCGGATCTTGCGGCGGCCTTGGCGTGGACGCCCTTCGGCGCCCCGTGGGCGCTGCCCGCCGACGTCGCGGCCGGTGAATTCGGCGCCGCCGCCCTCCGGATCCTGATCTGCCTCGCCATGATGGCCCTGGCGGTCTGGCTCTGGAACATCGCTCTCGTGCGGTCCATGGTCAACCCGCCGCGCGCGTCCGGCGCCAAGCGCGCAGCGGGCAAGCTCGGCTTCTTCTCCTGGTTCCCCGCCACGCCCACGGGTGCTGTCGCGGCGCGGACGGCGACGTACTGGTTCCGCGATCCGCGGTACTCGGCGTCGCTGATCGTGGTGCCGCTCATGCCGGTCCTCCTGTACTTCATGGGCATGCAGAACGGGAACTTCAGCACGCTGCTGGTGGTCGGCCCGCTCGTGGCGTTCCTCATGTCCTGGAGCATCAGTTCGGACGTGTCCTATGACGACACCGCCTTCGCCCTGCACATCTCCACCGGCACACCGGGACGTGCGGACCGCTGGGGCCGCGTCCTCGGCTGCTGCATCCTGGCGGTGCCGGCCGTGCTGGTCGTGGTCTTCGCCTCCATCGCGCTCAGTGGAAGGTGGGAGCTCCTCCCGGGCATCCTGGGCGCTTCGGCGGGTGTCCTCATGGCGGGCCTGGGCCTGGCCTCGGTGATCTCGGCCCGGTACGTCACAGCCGTTCCGAAGCCCGGCGAGAGCCCGTTCAAGAATCCGCCGGGCGGCAAGGGCCTGACCCTGGCCGTCCAGGGCCTCGGCATGCTCGTGCTCCTGGTGATCTGCCTGCCGCTGGCGGGCCTGCTGATCGCGGAGCTCGTGACGGGGAATCACGTCTGGGGCTGGGTCAACCTCCTGGCCGGATCGGCTTGGGGAGCCTTCCTGCTCTGGCTCGGAGTGCGCCTGGGTGGACGTGATGTTGAGCGCCGAGGGCCGGAACTTTTAGCGCAATTGATTAAAAATAGCTGATTCCACTCACTTTCTATCGTTTTTTGGGGGCGGACTGTATAAGATCGAAGCAGTTCACAGCTCCTGAGTAGGAAATGAGGCCGCAAGAGCATGGAAGTTGTCATCCTCCCCGATGCTGCTCACATCGGTGCCATGGCGGCGGACGCCATCGAAGCGCTTCTGAAGCGCAAGCCGGAGGCGGTGCTGGGCCTGGCGACGGGCTCCTCACCGTTGCCGATCTATGACGAACTGGCCCGCCGCCATACCGAGGAAGGCCTGGATTTTTCCCGTGCGAGCGGCTTCGCGCTGGACGAGTACGTCGGTCTGCCGCTGGGGCACCCGGAGTCCTATCGTGAGGTCATCCGCCGCGAGTTCAGCGACCGGGTCAACATCGATCCGGACAAGGTGCACAGCCCGAACGGCGCTGCTAAGGATCTCGAGGCGGCCTGCCGGGAGTATGAGGAGTCCATCGCGGCGGCGGGAGGTGTCGACCTGCAGATCCTGGGAGTCGGCACCGACGGTCACATCGGGTTCAATGAGCCGGGTTCGTCGCTGGCCAGCCGGACCCGGATCAAGACTCTTCTGGAGCAGACCCGCAAGGACAACGCCCGGTTCTTCGACAGCATCGACGATGTCCCGCATCACGTCGTGACCCAGGGGCTCGGCACCATCATGGACGCGCGGCACGTGGTCCTGGTGGCGACCGGGGCCCAGAAGGCCCAGGCGGTGCGCGACTTCGTGGAGGGCCCTGTCGCCGCGATCTGCGCGGCCTCGGTGCTGCAACTGCACCCGCACGCGACGATCCTGATCGATGAGGCGGCCGCCTCCTCGCTGCGCCTGGCGGACTATTACCGGCACGCCTTCGAGAGCAAGCCGGAGTGGCAGGGTCTCTGATCCGGCCTCCCGACGAAGGGCTCCCGGCGGACGTTCAGACGTCCGCCGGGAGCCCTTCTTCGGGCCCGGGCACGGTAGAGTGGATGTCATGACGTTGCCTCCCGATCCTTTTGAGAACGACCCCTCGCGCGAGCTCTCCGGCCCGGGCGGTTCGACCGCGACGATCGAGCGCACCGAGCAGCGCGAACAGGTGGAACCCGGCGATCACGAGCGCTTCTCGCACTATGTGCGCAAGGAGAAGATCATGGAATCCGCGCTGACGGGCGAACCCGTCATCGCGCTCTGCGGCAAGGTCTGGACCCCGGGCCGCGACCCGCAGAAGTTCCCCGTGTGCCCCACGTGCAAGGAGATCTACGAGGGTCTGCGTCCGGGCAAGGACGACGACGGCGCCAAGTAGCGTCCGCCCTCCCGCGCCACCGGCGCGGGCCTCCTGACGGATCGGCCGGGCCTCGAGGCGCCCTGCCGTCCCCACTCCGTCACTTCTCTTCCGCTGACGACCGACGACCCTAGCGAGGCTCTTTTCCCCATGACTGACACGCTCTTCGGCGGCCCCACCCTCCCACCGGCCTACCCTGAGCGTGCCGCCTGGGGCACCGCGCCGAAACTGCGTGCCTGGCAGCAGGAGGCTCTGGACAAGTATCTGAGCGAGCGGCCCCGGGACTTCCTCGCGGTGGCCACACCGGGCGCCGGTAAGACGACTTTCGCCCTCCGGGTGGCGACCACCCTGGTGGATTCC
This portion of the Arthrobacter woluwensis genome encodes:
- a CDS encoding transporter, translated to MVATLLRLKLQILANGFRRSPWQIVGLVLGGLYGLGVLTFMVIGLVLLRLADVDLARTILVLAGFAAVLGWTVVPILASGMDMTLDPQRFAAFGIPQRELMTGMALAGLVGIPGLLTAILSLTTVVSWWRSPLQVIAALVGALLGVASCLLYSRCAAAWGNNLSQSRRYREIGTILIFIPLVLLGPIISGAAQGLKDNARYLPDLAAALAWTPFGAPWALPADVAAGEFGAAALRILICLAMMALAVWLWNIALVRSMVNPPRASGAKRAAGKLGFFSWFPATPTGAVAARTATYWFRDPRYSASLIVVPLMPVLLYFMGMQNGNFSTLLVVGPLVAFLMSWSISSDVSYDDTAFALHISTGTPGRADRWGRVLGCCILAVPAVLVVVFASIALSGRWELLPGILGASAGVLMAGLGLASVISARYVTAVPKPGESPFKNPPGGKGLTLAVQGLGMLVLLVICLPLAGLLIAELVTGNHVWGWVNLLAGSAWGAFLLWLGVRLGGRDVERRGPELLAQLIKNS
- the nagB gene encoding glucosamine-6-phosphate deaminase → MEVVILPDAAHIGAMAADAIEALLKRKPEAVLGLATGSSPLPIYDELARRHTEEGLDFSRASGFALDEYVGLPLGHPESYREVIRREFSDRVNIDPDKVHSPNGAAKDLEAACREYEESIAAAGGVDLQILGVGTDGHIGFNEPGSSLASRTRIKTLLEQTRKDNARFFDSIDDVPHHVVTQGLGTIMDARHVVLVATGAQKAQAVRDFVEGPVAAICAASVLQLHPHATILIDEAAASSLRLADYYRHAFESKPEWQGL
- a CDS encoding DUF3039 domain-containing protein; the protein is MTLPPDPFENDPSRELSGPGGSTATIERTEQREQVEPGDHERFSHYVRKEKIMESALTGEPVIALCGKVWTPGRDPQKFPVCPTCKEIYEGLRPGKDDDGAK